DNA sequence from the Lysinibacillus sp. OF-1 genome:
TTTTTTTATTTATTTAGAGACCTATAAAATGTTAAAGTTTAATGGAGTGATTAAAACACACAAAGGGGTGCAATGTAATGGCAACTGGACAATATAGTAAGAATATCAGTATGCAGAAAGAAAGGTTAGAGGAATTTATTCAAAATAAAGAACAATGGGCTGTTTTAATACCAGGTTACTTACACCACGAATTACTGAATGAAAATGATATGATTTGGGTCTTTCAAGGAGATTTTGGCATTATTCAAAAAGCTGTTAAAGTGGAGCTGAAGGTGAAAAAATCAGATGCTCATCAGATACTTTTTGATTTGGAGGGCTTATCCGATCCGATAAATGGCGATGGTTCATTTGAAATAAAACAAAATCAAGATCAATCATTGCAACTTACTGGTAAGTTAACAATGAAGGCTAGCGGCTTTTTAGCAGGAATGATGAATCCAGTTTTAGATAATTTTGTCCCAAGACTAGTGGAGCAATTAGTAAAGGAAATGGCCGTTAAAGTGGTAAAAGAATAGTTTTGTGGAAAAGGGTGGGAGAACCGATTATTGCAGATAACGGCAATAATCGGTTTTTATATGGAATGAGCAAATGTTTTTTTACTAAATGTTCTCTCTTCGATAATGAGGTAAAGAATGTCTGCTTTTTAGTGGCTATTCAAATATCTATTCAAATAGAATGCCGGCGTGACTAAATTATGTTGTCACATAGCCTCTAAACGATGATTCCTTTGGAGTAAACTCAAAGTAATCTAGATGCAATGGAAACAGAGATAATAAGACGTTTTGTTGAAAAATTTTAGTTCAACAGATAAATATGGAGAACCTTGTTGAGGGATAGCTTTTTTATCTCGTTATAATTTCGTATAATTAAATAAGAATCTAACGAAAATGGGTGTTTGTTTTGCAAAAGAAAAAGCCAATTATAGAGGGATTAGAACGTTTTAGACAAC
Encoded proteins:
- a CDS encoding SRPBCC family protein is translated as MATGQYSKNISMQKERLEEFIQNKEQWAVLIPGYLHHELLNENDMIWVFQGDFGIIQKAVKVELKVKKSDAHQILFDLEGLSDPINGDGSFEIKQNQDQSLQLTGKLTMKASGFLAGMMNPVLDNFVPRLVEQLVKEMAVKVVKE